In Candidatus Cetobacterium colombiensis, one genomic interval encodes:
- a CDS encoding YbaB/EbfC family nucleoid-associated protein: protein MVRKLKGQKTGGNSQSDILRQAQAMQQQMLEVQESLKGKEVEASVGGGAVVVKANGQKDIVSIKISEETIKDAIEDKEMLEDLVLSAVTEAMRQADELAEKEMSAVTGGINIPGLF, encoded by the coding sequence TTGGTTAGAAAACTAAAAGGACAAAAAACTGGAGGAAACTCTCAATCTGATATTTTAAGACAAGCTCAAGCTATGCAACAACAAATGCTTGAAGTTCAAGAATCATTAAAAGGAAAAGAAGTTGAAGCTTCTGTTGGTGGTGGAGCTGTTGTAGTTAAGGCTAACGGACAAAAAGATATCGTTTCTATAAAAATATCTGAAGAGACTATCAAAGATGCTATTGAAGATAAAGAAATGTTAGAGGATCTTGTTCTTTCTGCTGTTACTGAAGCTATGAGACAAGCTGACGAATTAGCTGAAAAAGAGATGTCTGCTGTTACTGGTGGAATCAATATTCCAGGTTTATTCTAA
- the sppA gene encoding signal peptide peptidase SppA: protein MILLKWFLDFLKFVVREISSMIIKFIFLLVLLVLAFNYFTKNKKAPIEKKSYLKIDLSKEFNETLVQSPFDFNSKGINFYQLLKSIKTSKNDSNIQGIILFLDDNTLSRSQIDELGETLNYFKTSNKPIYSYGAMLDNNSLLLSSYSTESLMPPSASTVVNITGYNKDIPYFKSLTEKIGIDVNVIHVGDFKTYGENYTRNEMSEENRSDLKRILDKSYSFFVNNLSENLSADSNNLNNIILSGQLMGESSEILKNNHLISSLKYWEDFKKEKEIENITDIGNYFSSLKENINSKNKIALIYADGEINYTASKNPTASTITPDKFISALEKASSDETIKGIVIRVNSPGGSALASDIIYNSIKNVEKPVYISIGSVAASGGYYISTAGKKIFADKNSITGSIGVVSLIPNFKQLTEKVGVNMNDISLGKFADLYSLTTPMTPERKEKIYNSNLKVYHEFLNRVAYGRNLPLEEVEKIAQGKVWLGEEGLNNGLVDSLGGINKTIDSLASDLSLKDDYSVIEIPYEEDLKALFESTLFPIQSIFSLKYFTETKNIKTLIDREEIFFKPLLYMSF from the coding sequence ATGATTTTATTAAAATGGTTCCTTGATTTTCTTAAATTTGTTGTTAGAGAAATATCTTCAATGATTATAAAATTTATATTTCTTTTAGTTTTATTAGTTTTGGCATTTAATTATTTTACTAAAAATAAAAAAGCTCCTATAGAAAAAAAATCATACTTAAAAATAGATTTATCAAAGGAGTTTAATGAGACTTTAGTTCAAAGTCCTTTTGATTTTAATTCAAAAGGAATAAATTTCTATCAACTTTTAAAAAGTATAAAGACATCTAAAAATGATTCAAATATCCAGGGGATTATTTTATTTTTAGATGATAATACTTTAAGTCGAAGTCAAATTGATGAATTAGGTGAAACACTAAATTATTTTAAAACTTCTAATAAACCGATTTATTCTTATGGAGCTATGCTAGACAATAATTCTTTACTTTTAAGTAGTTACTCTACAGAAAGTCTTATGCCACCATCAGCTTCTACTGTTGTAAATATTACAGGTTATAATAAAGATATTCCGTATTTTAAAAGTTTAACAGAAAAAATAGGGATTGATGTCAATGTTATTCATGTTGGAGATTTTAAAACTTATGGAGAAAATTATACTCGTAATGAAATGTCTGAAGAAAATCGTTCTGATTTAAAAAGAATTTTAGATAAAAGTTATTCTTTCTTCGTAAATAATTTATCTGAAAATTTATCTGCTGATAGTAATAACTTAAATAATATTATTCTTTCAGGACAATTAATGGGTGAATCTTCTGAAATTTTAAAAAATAATCATTTAATATCTTCTCTAAAGTATTGGGAAGATTTTAAAAAAGAAAAAGAAATAGAAAACATAACTGATATTGGAAACTACTTTTCTTCTTTAAAAGAGAATATAAATTCAAAAAATAAAATTGCTCTAATATATGCTGATGGAGAAATTAACTACACTGCTTCTAAAAATCCTACAGCTAGCACTATAACTCCAGATAAATTTATTTCTGCTCTTGAAAAAGCCTCTTCTGATGAGACTATTAAAGGGATAGTTATAAGAGTTAACTCGCCTGGAGGTTCTGCTTTAGCTTCTGATATTATATACAATTCTATTAAGAATGTAGAAAAACCTGTGTATATATCAATTGGAAGTGTTGCTGCTTCAGGTGGTTATTATATATCTACAGCTGGAAAAAAAATATTTGCTGATAAAAATAGTATAACAGGATCTATTGGAGTGGTTAGTCTTATTCCTAATTTTAAGCAACTGACAGAAAAAGTTGGAGTTAATATGAATGATATCTCTCTTGGAAAATTTGCAGATTTATACTCTTTAACTACACCTATGACACCTGAAAGAAAGGAAAAAATTTACAATTCAAATTTAAAAGTTTATCATGAATTTTTAAATAGAGTTGCATATGGTAGAAACCTTCCTTTGGAAGAAGTAGAAAAAATTGCTCAAGGAAAGGTTTGGTTAGGTGAAGAAGGACTTAATAATGGTCTTGTTGATTCTTTAGGTGGAATTAATAAAACTATTGATTCTTTAGCTTCAGATTTATCTTTAAAAGACGATTATTCTGTTATAGAAATCCCATATGAAGAGGATCTAAAAGCTTTATTTGAATCTACTCTTTTCCCTATACAGAGTATCTTTTCTCTGAAATATTTTACAGAAACTAAAAACATTAAAACTTTAATTGATAGAGAAGAGATTTTCTTTAAACCACTTTTATACATGAGCTTTTAA
- the pepF gene encoding oligoendopeptidase F, with translation MLKNRDEIEQQYKWNLNDIYPNWNEWEKDLTTLKELMKEIPNYQGKISKNSEDFINFINLEEKISRLTDKVYLYPYLQRDLDSTNENASIKLQEVEGIYANYAIASSWVTPEILTIPKETMITWINENPMLESNRFPLMETYRLQEHVLSADKEKLLSYFGQYLGVPSDIYSELSTSDIKWNEIELSDGSKMPVTNGVYSKIVSTNRVQEDRKKAFEALYNSFNINKNTYAAIYKSILQRDFAAAQSRNYNTSLEKALNPKDIPLNVYISLIESTKENTAPLKRYIDLRKKALNLENYHYYDNSINIVDYNKEFSYQDAKKTVLESVKPLGEDYYNGLNMALSEGWLDVYETPNKRSGAYSINIYDVHPYMLLNYNGTMDAVFTLAHELGHTMHSMLSTKNQPYPISSYTIFVAEVASTFNERLLLDNMLKNTTDSKERIALIEQAIGGIVGTYYIQSLFADYEYQAHQIVEKGGAITPDVLNNIMENLFKEYFGPNLSMDELQKIIWARIPHFYNSPYYVYQYATSFASSANLYDRITNEKYSPEEREQAKVDYLNLLKSGGNDHPMNQLQKAGVDLTKKDTFDAVAKEFDRLLDLLENELNKIKGDI, from the coding sequence ATGTTAAAAAATAGAGATGAAATCGAACAACAATACAAATGGAATTTAAATGACATTTATCCAAATTGGAATGAATGGGAAAAAGACTTAACAACTCTTAAAGAGCTTATGAAAGAAATTCCTAATTATCAAGGAAAAATTTCTAAAAACTCTGAGGATTTTATAAATTTTATAAACCTTGAAGAAAAAATTTCAAGACTTACTGATAAAGTTTATTTATACCCATATTTACAAAGAGACTTAGATTCAACTAATGAAAATGCTTCAATTAAACTTCAAGAGGTTGAAGGTATTTATGCTAATTATGCTATTGCATCATCTTGGGTTACTCCTGAAATCTTAACAATTCCTAAAGAAACTATGATTACATGGATTAACGAAAATCCCATGCTTGAATCAAATAGATTTCCTTTAATGGAAACTTATAGATTACAAGAACATGTTTTATCAGCTGATAAAGAAAAATTACTTTCGTACTTTGGACAATATCTTGGTGTTCCTTCTGATATATATAGTGAACTTTCAACATCTGATATCAAATGGAATGAAATAGAATTAAGTGATGGTTCTAAAATGCCTGTTACAAACGGTGTCTATTCTAAAATTGTTTCAACTAACAGAGTACAAGAAGATAGAAAAAAAGCTTTTGAAGCTTTATATAACTCTTTTAATATCAATAAAAATACATATGCCGCTATATATAAAAGTATTTTACAAAGAGACTTTGCGGCTGCTCAATCTAGAAACTATAACACTAGTTTAGAAAAAGCTTTAAATCCCAAAGATATCCCTTTAAATGTTTATATATCTTTAATTGAATCAACTAAAGAAAATACAGCTCCTTTAAAAAGATATATTGATTTAAGAAAAAAAGCTTTAAATCTTGAAAACTACCATTATTATGATAATTCTATTAATATAGTTGATTACAATAAAGAATTCTCTTATCAAGATGCTAAAAAAACTGTTTTAGAATCTGTTAAACCTTTAGGAGAGGATTATTATAATGGATTAAATATGGCTTTAAGTGAAGGATGGTTAGATGTTTACGAAACACCTAATAAAAGAAGTGGTGCTTACTCTATAAATATATATGATGTTCATCCATATATGTTATTAAACTACAATGGAACTATGGATGCTGTATTCACATTAGCTCATGAATTAGGACATACTATGCATTCTATGCTATCTACTAAAAATCAACCATATCCTATAAGTAGTTATACTATTTTTGTTGCAGAAGTTGCTTCAACATTTAATGAAAGACTTCTTTTAGACAACATGTTAAAAAATACAACTGATTCTAAAGAAAGAATAGCTTTAATCGAACAAGCAATCGGAGGTATTGTAGGTACTTATTATATTCAATCTTTATTTGCAGATTACGAATACCAAGCTCACCAAATTGTTGAAAAAGGTGGAGCTATAACTCCTGATGTTTTAAATAATATTATGGAAAATTTATTTAAAGAATATTTTGGTCCTAATTTAAGCATGGATGAATTACAAAAGATAATTTGGGCAAGAATTCCTCATTTTTATAATTCACCATATTATGTTTATCAATACGCTACAAGTTTTGCATCATCTGCAAATCTTTATGATAGAATCACAAATGAAAAATACTCTCCAGAAGAAAGAGAACAAGCTAAAGTGGATTACTTAAATCTTTTAAAATCTGGTGGAAATGATCATCCTATGAATCAATTACAAAAAGCTGGGGTTGATTTAACTAAAAAAGATACATTTGATGCCGTAGCTAAAGAATTTGATAGACTTCTTGACCTGTTAGAAAATGAATTAAACAAAATAAAGGGAGATATCTAA
- a CDS encoding uracil-xanthine permease family protein, with protein MINLSTKSKLLLGIQHVLAMFGATVLVPFLTGLNPSVALLSAGIGTLLFHLCTKGIVPVFLGSSFAFIGALALVLKEEGIAAIKGGVISAGLVYIFMSWMIKVFGVEKIKSFFPPVVVGPIIMVIGLRLSPVALSMAGYSNGHFDLKSLTVALIVVISMITISILEKSFFRLVPILISVILGYVVSMILGLVDFTPIANANWIGFSKDALNDLLTVPQFSTTAVLAIAPIALVVFIEHIGDITTNGAVVGKDFFKNPGISRTLLGDGVATVAAGFLGGPANTTYGENTGVLAVTKVYDPSILRIAACYAIVLSFIGKFGVILQTIPTPVMGGVSVILFGMIASVGVRTVIDAEIDFSHSRNLLIASLIFVLGIAIDNIIIWKTVSLSGLAIAALIGVSLNKILPKDQLNK; from the coding sequence ATGATTAATTTATCTACAAAAAGTAAACTTTTACTTGGAATTCAACATGTGCTTGCTATGTTTGGAGCAACTGTTCTAGTTCCTTTCTTGACGGGATTAAACCCTTCTGTTGCACTGCTTTCTGCTGGAATAGGTACTTTGCTTTTTCATCTTTGTACTAAAGGTATTGTACCTGTTTTCTTAGGTTCATCTTTTGCTTTTATTGGAGCTTTAGCTTTAGTTTTAAAAGAAGAAGGTATTGCTGCTATTAAAGGTGGAGTTATTTCCGCTGGATTAGTTTATATCTTCATGTCTTGGATGATTAAAGTCTTCGGTGTTGAAAAAATAAAATCTTTCTTTCCACCTGTTGTAGTTGGACCTATTATTATGGTAATAGGACTTAGACTTAGTCCTGTAGCTCTTTCTATGGCTGGATATTCTAATGGTCATTTTGATTTAAAAAGTCTTACTGTAGCTCTTATTGTAGTTATTTCAATGATAACTATTTCAATTTTGGAAAAATCTTTTTTCAGATTAGTTCCCATTTTAATCTCTGTTATTCTTGGTTATGTTGTGTCTATGATTCTAGGTTTAGTTGATTTTACTCCTATTGCTAATGCCAACTGGATTGGATTTTCTAAAGATGCTTTAAATGATTTATTAACTGTACCACAATTTTCTACAACAGCAGTTTTAGCCATTGCACCTATTGCTCTTGTTGTTTTCATTGAACATATTGGAGATATTACTACTAATGGTGCTGTTGTTGGAAAAGATTTCTTTAAAAACCCTGGAATTTCTAGAACATTATTAGGTGATGGTGTTGCTACTGTTGCAGCTGGTTTTTTAGGAGGACCTGCTAATACAACTTATGGTGAAAATACTGGTGTTCTTGCAGTAACTAAAGTTTATGATCCTTCTATTTTAAGAATTGCCGCTTGTTATGCTATCGTTTTAAGTTTTATTGGAAAATTTGGAGTTATTTTACAAACAATTCCTACTCCTGTTATGGGAGGAGTTTCAGTTATACTATTTGGTATGATTGCTTCTGTTGGTGTTAGAACTGTTATTGATGCTGAAATTGATTTTTCACACTCTAGAAACCTTTTAATTGCATCTCTAATATTTGTTTTAGGTATTGCAATTGATAATATTATTATTTGGAAAACTGTTTCACTTTCTGGTCTTGCTATTGCAGCCTTAATTGGTGTAAGTTTAAATAAAATATTGCCTAAAGATCAATTGAATAAATAA